TGCTTCTCGACAAAGCCGCTATGGAACGTTCCGGTGCTATCGCACAGGGTCTTTCCGCTATTAATACATATCTCGGTGAAAACAATGCTGACGATTACGTCCGCATGGTTCGTACTGACCTCATGGGCATCGTCCGTGAAGACCTTATCTTTGACTTAGGTCGTCACGTTGATGATTCCGTTCATCTTTTTGAAGAGTGGGGCCTTCCTTGCTGGATCAAAAAAGATGGTAAAAACCTCGACGGTGCTCAGGCAAAGGCTGCTGGCCTCTCCCTGCGCAACGGCGACGCTTGCGTTCGTTCCGGACGTTGGCAGATGATGATCAACGGTGAATCCTACAAGTGTATCGTTGCTGAAGCAGCCAAATTGGCTCTCGGCGAAGATGGCTACATGGAACGTATCTTCATCGTAAAAATGCTCCTCGACGCTAATGAGCCAAACCGCATCGCTGGTGCTGTTGGTTTCTCCACTCGTGAGAACAAAGTATACGTATTCAAGTGCAACGCAGCTGTAGTAGCTTGTGGTGGTGCTGTAAACGTTTACCGTCCTCGTTCCACTGGTGAAGGTATGGGTCGTGCATGGTATCCAGTATGGAACGCAGGTTCCACTTATACTATGTGTGCTCAGGTTGGCGCTGAAATGACCATGATGGAAAACCGCTTCGTACCTGCTCGTTTTAAAGACGGTTACGGACCTGTTGGTGCATGGTTCTTGCTTTTCAAAGCTAAAGCAACCAACTATAAAGGTGAAGACTATTGCGAAACAAACCGCGCAATGCTCAAACCTTATGAAGATCGTGGATACGCTAAAGGACATGTAATTCCTACTTGTCTCCGTAACCACATGATGCTTCGTGAAATGCGCGAAGGTCGCGGTCCAATTTACATGGATACCGCTACTGCGCTTCAGAACACTTTCAAAGAACTCTCTCCCGCTGAGCAGAAGCACCTTGAGTCTGAAGCTTGGGAAGATTTCCTTGATATGTGTGTTGGCCAGGCCAACCTCTGGGCATGTATGAATATCAAACCAGAAGAATCTGGTTCTGAAATCATGCCTACTGAACCATACCTTCTCGGATCTCACTCCGGTTGTTGTGGTATCTGGACTTCCGGTCCTGATGAAGACTGGGTTCCTGAAGATTACAAAGTGAAAGCTGATAACGGTAAAGTCTACAACCGTATGACTACTGTTAACGGTCTCTTCACTTGTGCTGATGGTGTCGGTGCTTCCGGCCATAAGTTCTCTTCCGGTTCACATGCTGAAGGCCGTATCGTTGGTAAGCAGATGGTTCGTTGGTGTGTAGATCACAAAGACTTCAAACCAACAATCAAAGAAAATATTGCTGACCTCGCTAAAGAATTGTACCAGCCTTGGTATACTTACGAAGCAGGCAAATCTATTTCTACTTGCCCAATTGTCAACCCTAATTATATCACTCCTAAGAACTTCATGATGCGCCTCGTAAAGTGCACCGATGAGTACGGTGGTGGTTGTGGAACAATGTACGTCACTTCCGGCGCTCTTCTAACTACAGGTTTCAAGCTTCTTGGAATGCTGGAAGAAGATAGTCAGAAATTGGCTGCACGTGACCTCCACGAATTGATGCGTTGTTGGGAACAGTTCCACAGATTGTGGACTGTACGCCTGCACATGCAGCACATCAGCTTCCGTGAAGAATCCCGTTATCCTGGATTCTACTACCGCGGAGACTTCATGGGTCTTGATGACACCAACTGGAAATGTTTCGTAAACTCCAAATACGATGTTGAAAAAGGCGAAACCGTCGTTTTCAAGAAAACATACCACCAGATCATCCCTGTTTAATATAGGCATGAGACTACGCGGCTGCGGGCTTAACGGCCCGCAGCCGTTCTTATCTGGCGGGAGCGCTGAAATGGTCTGAATCCGAATTGCGACCAAAGCGGTCGGTGTCCGGATTTGGGCCATTTTATGGCTAAGGCCTCAAAGAGTTCAGGAGGATAGAGAATGTCAAAAAGCATACTTGTCGTTGGTGGCGGGTTCAGCGGAATAACTGCTGCACTCGAAGCCGCTGAAGTAGGCCATGAAGTCTTCATCGTAGAGAAGGCGCCATTCCTGGGTGGCCGAGTGATGCAGCTGAATAAGTATTTTCCAAAGCTGTGTCCCCCTTCCTGCGGTCTGGAGATTCAATTTCAGAGAATCAAAAACAATAAGAACGTAAAGTTCTTTACCTTGGCTGAAGTAGAATCCATCAGTGGTTCTAAAGGGGATTTTGAAGTCAAAATCCGCATCAAGCCTAGGTATGTCGGTCCCGGCAGTATTGATTTAAACGAAGTCATCGCAAAACTTTCCAATAACGTTACCGATGAATTCGAATTCAAACTCTGTGACCGTAAAGCCCTTTACATGGATGTTCCTTTTGCGTTCCCCGCAAGATACGTCCTTGAAAAGGAAAACTGTACTGATGCTGACCTCAAACTTCTCGAAGGAATCGATGCTATCGATCTCAAAGACGAAGAAAAGGTCATCACTCTCAATGTCGGTTCCATCGTTTATGCTACCGGTTGGAAGCCTTACGATGTAACTAAACTTTCAAATCTTGGTGCTGGAACTGTACAGAACTGCATTACTAATATGCAGATGGAACGTCTTGCAGCTCCCAGTGGTCCTACAAGCGGCATGATTGTCCGTCCTTCTGACGGTGCTCGGCCAAAAAATGTCGCGTTCGTACAATGTGCGGGTTCACGTGACGAAAATCATCTCAATTACTGTTCATACATTTGCTGCATGGCTTCTTTGAAGCAGGCCGCTTATGTTCGTGAGCAGTACCCTGATGCAAAGGTTACTGTTTATTACATCGACCTTCGTACTCCGGGCCGTTACGACAAATTTGCCAAACGTATTCTTTCTGATGACAAGATCAACGCCGTTAAAGGTAAGGTCGCTGAAGTTATCGAAGTTTCCGGTTCTGGCAATGTTCTCGTCACAGTTGAGGATGCTGAAACCGGTATTAAGGCGCAGAATGAGCATGATCTCATTGTCTTGGCTACCGGAATGCAGCCTAGTCTCGCAGGTGTTCCGGTTCCTTCCGGAGTGCAGGTTGATGATCAGGGCTTCATTATAGGCGGAGAAGAACAAGGCATTTTCGCCGCCGGGTGTGCAAGGCAACCTCTGGACGTCACAAAGACAGCCCAGTCTGGTACCGCCGCCGCTCTGAAAGCGATTCAAACGGTGATAGGGAGGTAAGTCGACATGCCCGAAAAAATCGGAGTTTATTTCGACCAAGCAAGCATTTCTCCTTACCTTATAGCTGAAGACCTTGCTGAAGTAGTCAGTAAGGTTTGCGCAAGCGAGTGTCCGGTGATCAAGTGTCACCCGAGACTAAACAGCGAAGAAGGAAGAAAGCTTATTCAGGAAGATATCGACGCTGGCATCGTCGATGCAGTCTGTATCTGCGGCACAAGCCCTCGCGTGGATTGGGACATTTTCAACTTTGATAACGTCATGGTTGAACGTGTTAATCTGCGTGAACAGTGCATCAAGGTTTTCAGGAACCCTGACGGCACATTGCCTGATCCAAACGGAGAAGTTCCTGAACTCCTCAAAATAATGGCAAATGAATATGTCAGAATGGGAATCACTAAACTAACCAAAGGTAACACCTCTGAAAATCAGATTATAGGTTCTACTAAGGTTGTTATGGTTCTTGGTGGTGGTTTTACCGGTCTTACCGCAGCTCTTTATGCAGCAAAGACCAACCACGACGTAATTCTGGTTGAGAAAGCTGATGCTCTTGGCGGTAAAGCTGCCACTATGTATAAGACTTTCCCACTTTCATATCCCTATCTCGAAGCTCATGAAACCGGAATTGAAGCTCTGATTGCTGAAGTTGAATCAAACTCCAGAATTAAAGTTCTCAAATCCGCACATCTTGATACTCTTGAAGGTGCTCCCGGTGATTATACAGCCAGCGTAACAGTTGGTTCCAGCAAAGAAGAACTGCCCGTTGGCGCACTTGTTCTTGCTACCGGTTGGGTTCCTCAGGATACTAAGTATGTTGAGCCTATGGGTTACGGTTCTTCCAAAGTTGTTACTGCTGCTGAATTTGAAGCAATGGTCAAAGCAGGAAAAATGGACGCATCGTCTGTTGCTTTTGTTCTTGATACACGCCTCAGTGAAGCAAAGTTTGCAGCAGAAGAAGATGCTTATGCTAATCGTTCTGACGAGCAGGTTGCTTCTGATGAAGCTGACGCAAAAGTAGCGGCTGATGCTGCAAAAGTAGAGGGTGAAGAAGACGCATTCGTTTACGAGGATATGGAATCCTATAAACATCTTCCTTACAGCGCAGAACTCAGCAGTCTTGTAGCTCTCAAGCAGGCCAACTACGTTCGTGAAATGAACTCAAACGGCATTGCATACATCATCTATGACCACATGATGGTTCCGGGTGTGAATGAGCGTTACTACCGTGCTGCCCAGGATGATCCGGGTATCATGCTGACCAAAGGTACTGTTACTTCCATTACGGAAGAGGGCAGTTCCATGGTTGTTGCTGCAAGCAATACTCTTCTCGGTGAAAATATTGAAATTCAGGCTGATCTGGTCGTTGTTCCTACAGGCATGGTTCCAACCACTGCTCACGATCCGACCATCAACCTCGTATATAGACAAGGACCTGCATTCCCCGATCTCCAGCAGTTCGCAGGATATGCAGACTCCAATTACATCTGTTTCCCTTATGAAACTCGCCGTACCGGTATTTATGCCGCCGGTTGTGTTCGTCAGCCCATGACAATGGGACTTGCAAGGGAAGATGCAGCCGGTGCTGTTCTCAAAGCTATTCAGTGTATCAACTCCGCCAATCATGGCGTAGCTGTTCATCCTCGCTCTGGTGACAATACCTATCCTGTATTCAACTTCATGCGTTGCACACAGTGTAAACGTTGCACAGAAGAATGTCCTTTCGGTGCACTTGATGATGATGAAAAAGGAACACCAAAGCCGAATCCGTCACGCTGCCGTCGCTGTGGTACCTGTATGGGGGCCTGCCCTGAGCGTGTAATCGGATTTGACAATTATAATATCGACATGATCGGCTCCATGATTAAGCAGGTTCAAGTTCCTGATGACATGGAAGAAGGTGGTCCTAGATTTATCGTGCTTGCTTGCGAAAACGATGCTTACCCTGCACTCGACATGGCTGCCATGCGAGGTAAAGGCTGGTCCCCTTATGTTCGTGTAATTCCTGTTCGCTGTCTCGGCTCTGTGAATACCATCTGGATTGCAGATGCTATGAGTAAGGGTATTGATGGAGTTCTGTTGCTCGGATGTAAGTACGGTGAAGATTATCAGTGCCACTTTGTGAAAGGTTCTGAACTGTGTAACCGCCGTATGGAAAACGTTGCTGATTCTCTCAAGAGACTTGGCGTCGAACCTGAACGTGTTGTCCAGTCCGAACTCGCCATTGACGAATACGACAAGGTTTCTGACCTTATCGATACCTTTGTTAATGACATGATCAAGATTGGTCCCAACCCGTTCAAGGGCTACTAGGAGGTAGACGCGATATGGAAAAAGATGTTCGCATCAAACCGGATCTGCAGTTTATCAAAGAGCTCCAGGAAGTCGGTGGAGACGCAGTCAAAAAGTGCTATCAGTGCGCAACTTGCAGTGTAGCCTGTCCTCTGTCGCCTGCTGACAACCCTTATCCGCGTAAGGAAATGGTCTGGGCTCAGTGGGGCCTTAAAGATAAACTTGTTAAAGATATCGATATATGGCTTTGCCATAATTGCGGAGCATGCTCCGACCTGTGTCCACGTGGCGCACGTCCAGCTGATTTGCTCGCAGCTATGCGTAATCTAGCCTATCAGAAGATAGCTACCCCAACCTTTATTGGTAAGTGGATGAGCTCTCCGAAACATCTGCCGAAGCTTATTGCTATCCCGGCAGCTATTTACATGGTGATTTGGTTCATCATGGCAGGAGTTCGTGGTTCCTTCTTCCCTCTTAAAGATGGAAAAGTCGTTTACGGGCATCTTTTCCCCGGCGATTTTACTATTGACCCGATCTTCATGATTGCTTTCGGTTTCATGGTTTGGACCTTCTATAAAGGAGTCAAAAACCTTATCGGATCATTCGCAGATCAACCAAAGGTCTTTGCTGTTGGTGATAAATCTGAAAGACCAAGTCTTTTGGTGTGCTTTGTGGATGTTTGCAGAAATGAACTTCTGACACATTCCAAATGGAAAGAATGCGGTGAATCCGATGAAGCTGATGAACAGAAGTTTAATGGACATAGATTCCTTATGCTCGCATTCATCTGCTTGATGGTAGTAACAGGCATAGTTGCTGTTACCCATTGGGGAGGAAAGGTTATACCGTTCCTTACCGCTATCGGTCATACTCCGATGCCTCTGTGGCACCCGGTTAAGATTCTTGCCAACATTGGCGCAGTAATGCTCGTTTATTCATTGTTGCTGCTTACCAAACGTCGCTTGAATCAGGATGATTCCTCGCATGTATCTACCTATTATGACTGGTACTTACTTGGACTTATCTGGACAATTGCAGGAACTGGTATCATGTGTGAATTGCTTCGCCTCTTCGGCATCGCGATTCTTGCATACCCCATGTACTATGTGCATCTTGTCGCCGTGTTTATGATGTTTGTCTATCTGCCGTGGTCCAAGCTTGGCCATCTGGTCTACAGGACTGCAGCTTTAACTTATGCAAAACACATCGGCCGTCTACCAATGCCGGTCCGTGAAGAAAAGACTTTTACTCTGTAATAGAGCAAGGAGGATTTAACCATGTCTGAAGCACGTAAAACTTTCCCCATGAGCACATTTGTAGCTTATGTTAAAGGTGGCGAAAGCAACAACTCCGTTCAGGAACTTCTGTCCTATATGACACAGAAGGATATTGACGCTGAATTCGAACCTTTTGCAGCAGCTCTTGCAAAAGCTTGGATTTATGAACAGCATCCCGAACTAGCTAAAATGAAAACCGGTCAAGTTGCAGGCCTTGGCGAGAACGTCTCTGTAGGCGCTCTTCCAAGTGACGTGATGGTACAGGTTGACAGCATTTTCACTAAACTTGCTGACTACCGTTCTACCGCTGTAGCACAGGCTGATATTATTAAAGATCTTGAAGTTAAGCTTGCAGCAGCAGAAGGAAAACTTAGTGTTTCCGATAAAGCTCTCGCTGAATTCAAAGGCAAATGTGAAGCTTTTGAAGCTTCCGGAAAAGGCGAAGGCGACAAAGTCATCGTTACTTCTCAGGCTAAAGTTGAAGAGTACATCGGCAAAGTTGATGAACTTCTCGCTTTGATCGAAGACGTTAAAAAGAACGGTGTTGTAACTGTTGCTGCCGGCGCACCTGCTGACGGCGCAGCTCCTGCAGCTGGAGGCTCTAATGCTCCTGAAACAGGTGGAGCTCCTGCTGATTCTTTCGGTTTCGGTAGTGACCCATTCGGTGACTCCTCTTGGTAGAGCTATCTACCCGTCTTTAGCCTTTTAGGTTGAAGTTTTTAAAAGCCCTGTCCGCATTAGCGGACAGGGCTTTTTTTTGCCGAATTATATATGGCAATAAGCTCAACAGCTCGTACTAATTTCATTCGAGACAGTTTGGTTCATTCTGTTCGAATATACATCAAATGGATAGAAAACAGAGCTGATTTTACTTAAGTAGATTGGTAGTAGAATAAAATATTTGTTTTACCTTGTTAAATAAACGTTTGATAAAGCAAAGGTGGATCATTTAATATAGAGTGATTCAAAAAAGTAGATTGTAAATGATATTTGAAAGAAAAGAGGAATGATGCTATAGAATTTCACTGGATTATCGAATGCATCCATCTTTATTTAATAATAAACTTGATTCGTTGATCGCTTTTGTACTCTGATGTATTAATATTCCTCGTTATTGTATAAAGTTAATGCAGTATTAATGTTTGATGAATCAATAGATATGCGAATAATTAATCATTAGAACGGGCTAGTACGGAATAAAAATCGTACAAGTACTTGATCCCGAGAACAATAAAGTGTATAGGTGTTACCAATATGGCAGAACTACATTTACACGACGTGAGCGTCCGTTTTGGCGGATTGCAGGCTTTGTCAGAGGTTAACTTCTCTCTTATGCCGGGGGAAATTGTAGGGCTTATCGGTCCCAACGGTGCAGGTAAAACAACTGTGTTTAATGTTATTACCGGAGTGTACAATGCTTCCGGTGGTGATGTTGTTTATGATGGTGGGAGTCTTCAAGGGCTCAAGCCGTATCAGGTTCTTGCAAAGGGCATCGCCCGTACTTTTCAGAATATTCGTCTTTTCCAGAATATGACAGCTCTTGAGAACGTAATGGTTGCTCAACATTCCCGCACTGGGTGCGGGGTGCTTGGCGCAATTTTTCGTACACCTCGTCAGAAGCGTGAAGAGCAAAGAATTAAAGAAAAGGCAATGGAAGAGTTACGGTTTGCCGAACTGGAGGACTTCGCTGATGAAGTCGCATCCAACCTTCCTTACGGTCATCAAAGGCGGCTTGAAATAGCACGCGCTTTGGCTTCAGAACCGAGTTCGGTTCTGCTTGATGAACCGGCGGCAGGACTCAACCCTGCTGAAAGTTCCGAGTTAATGGAAACCATTCGTAGAATCTCCGGTAGAGGGATAAACGTGTTGATGGTGGAGCATGACATGAAAGTTGTTATGGGAATCTGTCAGAGACTTGTTGTTCTTGATCACGGAGTAATGATTGCAAAGGGAAATCCTGAAGAAATTCAGAAAAATCCTGCTGTAATTGAGGCATATCTCGGTAATTAACCATATTTACTTTTGGGAGGCGCTTTTATGAAACGTTTATTTCTGACCGTTTTGCTGGCCGCGGCTGTAGTAATGCTCGGCTCCGGCATAGCATTCGCAAAAACACTCAAAATCGGCACAATGGGTCCTCTAACCGGCCCTTACGCAGCTGATGGTAATGATATTAAGAACGGTGTCTTAACTGCTGTTGAAGTTGTTAAAGCCAACGGTGGCATTGCCGGTTTTGACGAAATTGAAGTTCTTCCACAGGATACTGCATGCGAACCCCGTCAGGCAGTAGCCACAGCAAATAAACTGATCAACGAAGGCGTAAACGGCGTTGTCGGATCATATTGTTCGAGCGCAACTCTCCCCGCATCTGAAGTTCTTGATGAAGAAAGCATCATCATGATTACACCTGCTTCCACTAACGAAAAAGTTACTTCCCGCGGTCTTCCTTATATGTTCCGCATGTGCGGGCGTGATGATGATCAGGGTGCAATCGCAGTAAAGTTTATGATCGAAAAGTTAGGAGCTAAATCTATCTACGTTGTAGATGATAAAACTGCTTATTCACAGGGACTTGCTGACGGTGTAGAAAAAATGAGTGCTGCTGCTGGATTGAAAGTTCTTGGCCATGAGCATGTGAACCAGGGCGATAAAGATTTTTCAGCTATTTTAACTAAAGTAAAAACAGAAAAACCTGACGTATTTTACATGAGTATGCAGAATTCAGCTACCGGTGCGTTGATGCTTATTCAGGCAAAGCGCATGGGTATAAAGGCTGCTGTTCTCGCACAGGATGCAGTTTATCATCCTCAGTTGATCGAAATTGCAAAAGATGCTGCTGAAAATGTATATCTTACTTTTGGTTATATTAATGACAACGCTCCCGCATACAAAGAATTCTATTCTGCATATCAGCCTAAGTTCGGTAGTCCCGGTGCTTATTCCGGTTATGCATATGACAGTGCTATTGCATACTTGAAAGCAGTTGAAGCTGCCGGTTCCACTGATCCTGCTAAAGTTAAAGCTGAGCTTATGAAGCTTGATTATGAAGGTGCTACAAAGCACGTTAAGTTTAAAGCTAATGGAGATTCCGGTTCTAACTACATTATCCGTACTGTTAAAGACGGAAAGTTCAGTAATTACTGGAACCCAGCAACTGGAGAGCTTTACTAGAGTTTAAGCAATGACCGGCCCCCGTCTTAATTGACGGGGGCTATTACGAACAGCCCCCGGATATCCATGGAATATTTTATTCAACAACTCATCAATGGTATAACACTCGGTAGCGTATATGCGCTCATCGCTCTCGGTTATACTATGGTGTATGGCATTATTCAGCTCATTAACTTTGCTCATGGCGAATTTTTTGCGGCTGGCGGTTATGTAGGCGTTATTTTCATGAGTTATCTTGTGTCTCAGGGGGCTCCTGCATGGGTTTGTCTTTCAGGATCTTTGATTCTGGCGATGGCATACTGCGCAATGCTTGCTGTGGCTGTAGAAAAGGTAGCTTATAAACCACTGAGAAACTCATCCAGACTTTCTGTTCTGCTTTCCGCATTGGGTATGTCAATTTTCCTTCAGAACGGCTTGATGCTTACTCAGGGTGTGTACGACAAACCCTATCCTACCGAGTTGACTCAGGGTGGTTTTGAACTTGGTAATGTAATGCTTTCGTACATGCAGCTTTTTATTGTAAGTCTGACAGCATTTTTGCTTGTGGCTCTTAATGTTCTTGTTTTTAAAACCAGAATAGGTAAGGCGATGCGCTCTACTGCGCAGGATAAAGTAATGTCTGCGCTTGTTGGAATTAATGCCAACCGTACAATCAGTATCACTTTCGCAATAGGAGCCAGTCTTGCTGCTGCAGCCGGAATAATGGTCGGGCTTTATTATGGTTCAGTTCGATACGATATGGGGTTTGTCCCCGGCATCAAGGCTTTTGCTGCCGCTGTATTAGGTGGTATCGGGAATATTACCGGTGCGATGATCGGTGGCTTTATTATCGGAATGGTAGAGATTTTTGCCGCAGGTTATATTTCAGGTGAATATAAGGACGTATTTGCGTTCGTGATACTTATAGCGGTTCTTTATTTCAGACCTTCAGGAATCATGGGAGAGAACGTTGACGATACCAGAGTTTAAAAAACACTGGACTTCCTTAGGGATAGGAATGGTCTGGCTGTTCATCCTGTTGTGGCCCCTGCTTGGCGTTAAGCCTGAAGGCCTTGAGATTGCCGGAACATTTAATGTCTGGTGGAGAATCGCTTTAGGCTGCTCATTTATATTGTTTTTGTATCAATTAAATAAGGGCGGAGCATTTAAGTTTATATCCAGACCTGTGTCAGCAGTAGCGGGTAGCATGAAAAGTGCTTCTTCTGTTGTGCCTCTTGCAGTCTGGTTTGTTATAGGCATTGGTTGCGTTGCCTTATTGCCTCAGCTCACCGGGCGTTATGCTCAGGATGTCGCGATAAACTGTATGATCTACGTTTGTCTCGGCCTTGGCCTTAATGTGGTTGTCGGTTTGGCAGGGATGCTAGATCTTGGATATATCGCATTTTACGGCATCGGAGCTTATACTTACGCGATACTCTCAGTTCAATTTCAGCTTTCATTCTGGATTTGCTTGCCCATAAGTGCTGCTGCGGCGGGCTTAGGAGCATGGTTGATCGGTTATTGCTCTATGAGAATGAGGGGAGATTATCTGGCTATCGTGACGCTGGGTTTTGCTGAAATTGTGCGCATGGTGCTTAATAACTGGATGAGTCTGACCAATGGACCTAATGGGATAACCGGTATTAAGGCTCCCGGATTTTACTGGTTTGACTTTACCAATGGCATGACTCTGGAACACCTCTGGCTTAAAAAACTTTCACTTGTATATTATGTGATACTTCTTCTTGTAGTATTTACGATTATCGCAGTTTATCGCTTACAGCATTCCCGTATCGGTAGAGCATGGGAAGCTATTCGTGAAGATGAAACAGCTGCGGAAGTTATGGGCGTTCCCACCTTTTACATGAAGCTTCTGGCGTATTGTACAGGGGCGTGTTTCGGTGGTCTGGCCGGAGCATTTTATGCTGCACGGATGAGATTTGTAAGCCCTGAATCTTTCACTTTCCTTGAATCTGCAATGGTGCTTTCCATGGTTGTTCTCGGGGGTATGGGATCAATTCCGGGCGTTATTCTGGGAGCTTTAGCACTTATAGCACTTCCGGAAATATTCAGAGAATTTGAATTATATCGCATGCTGGTTTTCGGGGGAGTAATGACTCTTATGATGCTCTTCAGGCCTCAGGGACTTTTACCACCCACACGTAAAATGCGTGCTGGAAAGGATTAAGTCATGACTGAACCAATATTAGAATTACGGGACATTAAGTCCGGATATGGTAGCATTAAGGCCCTCAAAGGGATTAGTCTTAAAGTTTATGAAGGGGAAATTGTATCGATTATCGGCGCGAATGGTGCGGGTAAGAGTACAACTCTC
This DNA window, taken from Maridesulfovibrio ferrireducens, encodes the following:
- the aprA gene encoding adenylyl-sulfate reductase subunit alpha, producing the protein MPLLPTKEAAKGVALAEPELIEKDVDLLLVGGGMGNCGVAYEACRWIQKVGGDLSIMLLDKAAMERSGAIAQGLSAINTYLGENNADDYVRMVRTDLMGIVREDLIFDLGRHVDDSVHLFEEWGLPCWIKKDGKNLDGAQAKAAGLSLRNGDACVRSGRWQMMINGESYKCIVAEAAKLALGEDGYMERIFIVKMLLDANEPNRIAGAVGFSTRENKVYVFKCNAAVVACGGAVNVYRPRSTGEGMGRAWYPVWNAGSTYTMCAQVGAEMTMMENRFVPARFKDGYGPVGAWFLLFKAKATNYKGEDYCETNRAMLKPYEDRGYAKGHVIPTCLRNHMMLREMREGRGPIYMDTATALQNTFKELSPAEQKHLESEAWEDFLDMCVGQANLWACMNIKPEESGSEIMPTEPYLLGSHSGCCGIWTSGPDEDWVPEDYKVKADNGKVYNRMTTVNGLFTCADGVGASGHKFSSGSHAEGRIVGKQMVRWCVDHKDFKPTIKENIADLAKELYQPWYTYEAGKSISTCPIVNPNYITPKNFMMRLVKCTDEYGGGCGTMYVTSGALLTTGFKLLGMLEEDSQKLAARDLHELMRCWEQFHRLWTVRLHMQHISFREESRYPGFYYRGDFMGLDDTNWKCFVNSKYDVEKGETVVFKKTYHQIIPV
- a CDS encoding CoB--CoM heterodisulfide reductase iron-sulfur subunit A family protein: MSKSILVVGGGFSGITAALEAAEVGHEVFIVEKAPFLGGRVMQLNKYFPKLCPPSCGLEIQFQRIKNNKNVKFFTLAEVESISGSKGDFEVKIRIKPRYVGPGSIDLNEVIAKLSNNVTDEFEFKLCDRKALYMDVPFAFPARYVLEKENCTDADLKLLEGIDAIDLKDEEKVITLNVGSIVYATGWKPYDVTKLSNLGAGTVQNCITNMQMERLAAPSGPTSGMIVRPSDGARPKNVAFVQCAGSRDENHLNYCSYICCMASLKQAAYVREQYPDAKVTVYYIDLRTPGRYDKFAKRILSDDKINAVKGKVAEVIEVSGSGNVLVTVEDAETGIKAQNEHDLIVLATGMQPSLAGVPVPSGVQVDDQGFIIGGEEQGIFAAGCARQPLDVTKTAQSGTAAALKAIQTVIGR
- a CDS encoding FAD-dependent oxidoreductase translates to MPEKIGVYFDQASISPYLIAEDLAEVVSKVCASECPVIKCHPRLNSEEGRKLIQEDIDAGIVDAVCICGTSPRVDWDIFNFDNVMVERVNLREQCIKVFRNPDGTLPDPNGEVPELLKIMANEYVRMGITKLTKGNTSENQIIGSTKVVMVLGGGFTGLTAALYAAKTNHDVILVEKADALGGKAATMYKTFPLSYPYLEAHETGIEALIAEVESNSRIKVLKSAHLDTLEGAPGDYTASVTVGSSKEELPVGALVLATGWVPQDTKYVEPMGYGSSKVVTAAEFEAMVKAGKMDASSVAFVLDTRLSEAKFAAEEDAYANRSDEQVASDEADAKVAADAAKVEGEEDAFVYEDMESYKHLPYSAELSSLVALKQANYVREMNSNGIAYIIYDHMMVPGVNERYYRAAQDDPGIMLTKGTVTSITEEGSSMVVAASNTLLGENIEIQADLVVVPTGMVPTTAHDPTINLVYRQGPAFPDLQQFAGYADSNYICFPYETRRTGIYAAGCVRQPMTMGLAREDAAGAVLKAIQCINSANHGVAVHPRSGDNTYPVFNFMRCTQCKRCTEECPFGALDDDEKGTPKPNPSRCRRCGTCMGACPERVIGFDNYNIDMIGSMIKQVQVPDDMEEGGPRFIVLACENDAYPALDMAAMRGKGWSPYVRVIPVRCLGSVNTIWIADAMSKGIDGVLLLGCKYGEDYQCHFVKGSELCNRRMENVADSLKRLGVEPERVVQSELAIDEYDKVSDLIDTFVNDMIKIGPNPFKGY
- the qmoC gene encoding quinone-interacting membrane-bound oxidoreductase complex subunit QmoC, yielding MEKDVRIKPDLQFIKELQEVGGDAVKKCYQCATCSVACPLSPADNPYPRKEMVWAQWGLKDKLVKDIDIWLCHNCGACSDLCPRGARPADLLAAMRNLAYQKIATPTFIGKWMSSPKHLPKLIAIPAAIYMVIWFIMAGVRGSFFPLKDGKVVYGHLFPGDFTIDPIFMIAFGFMVWTFYKGVKNLIGSFADQPKVFAVGDKSERPSLLVCFVDVCRNELLTHSKWKECGESDEADEQKFNGHRFLMLAFICLMVVTGIVAVTHWGGKVIPFLTAIGHTPMPLWHPVKILANIGAVMLVYSLLLLTKRRLNQDDSSHVSTYYDWYLLGLIWTIAGTGIMCELLRLFGIAILAYPMYYVHLVAVFMMFVYLPWSKLGHLVYRTAALTYAKHIGRLPMPVREEKTFTL
- a CDS encoding ABC transporter ATP-binding protein, which gives rise to MAELHLHDVSVRFGGLQALSEVNFSLMPGEIVGLIGPNGAGKTTVFNVITGVYNASGGDVVYDGGSLQGLKPYQVLAKGIARTFQNIRLFQNMTALENVMVAQHSRTGCGVLGAIFRTPRQKREEQRIKEKAMEELRFAELEDFADEVASNLPYGHQRRLEIARALASEPSSVLLDEPAAGLNPAESSELMETIRRISGRGINVLMVEHDMKVVMGICQRLVVLDHGVMIAKGNPEEIQKNPAVIEAYLGN
- a CDS encoding branched-chain amino acid ABC transporter substrate-binding protein, with protein sequence MKRLFLTVLLAAAVVMLGSGIAFAKTLKIGTMGPLTGPYAADGNDIKNGVLTAVEVVKANGGIAGFDEIEVLPQDTACEPRQAVATANKLINEGVNGVVGSYCSSATLPASEVLDEESIIMITPASTNEKVTSRGLPYMFRMCGRDDDQGAIAVKFMIEKLGAKSIYVVDDKTAYSQGLADGVEKMSAAAGLKVLGHEHVNQGDKDFSAILTKVKTEKPDVFYMSMQNSATGALMLIQAKRMGIKAAVLAQDAVYHPQLIEIAKDAAENVYLTFGYINDNAPAYKEFYSAYQPKFGSPGAYSGYAYDSAIAYLKAVEAAGSTDPAKVKAELMKLDYEGATKHVKFKANGDSGSNYIIRTVKDGKFSNYWNPATGELY
- a CDS encoding branched-chain amino acid ABC transporter permease encodes the protein MEYFIQQLINGITLGSVYALIALGYTMVYGIIQLINFAHGEFFAAGGYVGVIFMSYLVSQGAPAWVCLSGSLILAMAYCAMLAVAVEKVAYKPLRNSSRLSVLLSALGMSIFLQNGLMLTQGVYDKPYPTELTQGGFELGNVMLSYMQLFIVSLTAFLLVALNVLVFKTRIGKAMRSTAQDKVMSALVGINANRTISITFAIGASLAAAAGIMVGLYYGSVRYDMGFVPGIKAFAAAVLGGIGNITGAMIGGFIIGMVEIFAAGYISGEYKDVFAFVILIAVLYFRPSGIMGENVDDTRV